From the genome of Thermogutta terrifontis, one region includes:
- a CDS encoding neutral/alkaline non-lysosomal ceramidase N-terminal domain-containing protein translates to MIKNQMWWLAVAVCLLLASGLPRAWAVELWVGSATVDITPPRPVALEGQFHTRVANRVETPLVAAALVLESRENGQMKDHAVMVSCDLVGIPEAVLQKVRERISQAIPQISPEKIILSATHTHTAPVVTEGKYVIPDHGVMTVSEYVAFLVDRVAEAVKTAWQNRQVAQLGYGFGYAVVGHNRRAVYADGHAVMYGRTDVPDFRHLESGTDPAVQVLFFTDRSGTLLTMAIEVACPSQEVEGQSTVHADFWHFVRQEIWRQFGRKVDILAWCGAAGDLSPHLMLRKAAEERMLRLRGLDSLQEIARRISETVMDVYNVARQELYPEVPFEHRVLNLDLPLRVVTDEEARTAREEAAKLADNPALRMKMLWHQRVAERYEKQQQIARDQWTNSYEIHVLRIGDVAIATNPFELFVDFGLQIQARSKATQTFVIQLAGAGTYLATDRAVAGGGYSAVVESTEVSPEGGQILVDRTVEAINALFGQ, encoded by the coding sequence ATGATCAAAAACCAAATGTGGTGGCTAGCTGTGGCCGTGTGTCTGCTTCTGGCTTCGGGTTTGCCGAGGGCTTGGGCCGTGGAACTGTGGGTGGGTTCAGCCACCGTTGATATCACACCTCCGCGGCCGGTGGCACTGGAGGGACAATTTCACACGCGAGTCGCGAATCGGGTTGAAACACCTCTGGTTGCGGCAGCGCTGGTGCTGGAATCCCGCGAGAACGGCCAAATGAAGGATCACGCTGTCATGGTGTCTTGCGACCTGGTCGGAATACCGGAGGCGGTCCTTCAAAAAGTGCGAGAGCGGATATCACAAGCTATTCCGCAGATTTCTCCAGAAAAGATCATCCTCAGTGCGACCCACACCCACACGGCACCGGTGGTGACGGAGGGAAAGTACGTCATTCCCGATCACGGCGTCATGACGGTTTCTGAATACGTGGCCTTTTTGGTGGATCGGGTCGCTGAGGCTGTGAAAACGGCCTGGCAAAACCGCCAGGTTGCGCAGCTCGGCTATGGTTTTGGCTATGCGGTGGTGGGACACAATCGGCGGGCGGTTTATGCAGACGGGCATGCCGTCATGTACGGCCGTACAGATGTACCAGACTTTCGCCACCTGGAAAGTGGAACTGATCCGGCGGTGCAAGTTTTGTTCTTTACGGATCGATCCGGAACGTTACTGACCATGGCGATTGAGGTGGCCTGCCCGTCACAGGAGGTTGAAGGTCAATCCACCGTCCACGCAGATTTCTGGCATTTCGTACGGCAAGAGATTTGGCGCCAGTTCGGCCGAAAGGTTGACATCCTGGCGTGGTGCGGGGCAGCGGGAGACCTGTCACCCCATCTCATGTTGCGGAAGGCTGCCGAGGAACGCATGCTGCGGCTGCGTGGCCTCGATTCGCTCCAGGAAATTGCTCGTCGCATCAGCGAGACGGTGATGGATGTTTATAATGTGGCACGGCAGGAGCTTTATCCCGAGGTGCCATTTGAGCACAGGGTATTGAACCTGGACCTGCCGCTGCGCGTGGTGACCGACGAAGAAGCGCGGACGGCGCGGGAAGAGGCTGCCAAGCTCGCTGATAATCCTGCCCTCCGCATGAAGATGCTGTGGCATCAACGCGTCGCCGAACGATACGAGAAACAACAACAGATTGCCCGTGACCAGTGGACAAACTCGTACGAGATTCATGTGTTGCGGATCGGGGATGTTGCTATTGCTACCAATCCCTTTGAACTTTTCGTGGACTTTGGTCTGCAAATTCAGGCCAGAAGCAAAGCCACACAAACGTTCGTGATTCAGCTTGCCGGCGCGGGAACGTATTTGGCGACGGATCGCGCCGTGGCGGGGGGTGGTTACAGTGCCGTCGTGGAGAGCACGGAAGTGAGCCCGGAAGGCGGACAGATTCTGGTGGACCGAACCGTCGAAGCAATCAATGCTCTTTTCGGACAGTGA
- a CDS encoding ComEC/Rec2 family competence protein: protein MKFQPSTSFLQKASAAIGISFAFLFGLTVSGEDRDQKPLTLTVIELKQHGLAMLLETPEGRHYLIDTGGGGDRDTVAACLTEHHVQQIEGLVISHPHGDHQGGVPAVFDRWPVKELIVSPFVRKVPEKLKTSETEFSLGLQKLAEQKGARVREVSQGSGLEWGADVHVEVLWPPEEPFLTANPRPHGTYNNNSLVLRVQYKDAVFLLPGDLGNEAAAVLVRESPAKLKAHVVVVPHHGFFGNADFAKAVQAQVAIASCIVDYLDHPTRNVPGIHAVDLFAPVGTGVYVTPWHGTVTVSTDGKYLAVEARKNVELAPLSN from the coding sequence ATGAAGTTCCAACCATCGACATCGTTCTTGCAAAAAGCATCCGCGGCAATTGGGATTTCCTTCGCGTTCCTATTTGGTCTGACTGTTTCCGGTGAGGATCGGGATCAAAAACCCCTCACGCTGACTGTGATCGAGTTGAAGCAGCATGGTCTGGCGATGCTGCTGGAGACTCCGGAAGGTCGGCATTACCTTATTGATACCGGGGGTGGTGGAGACCGGGATACCGTGGCGGCATGCCTCACCGAGCATCATGTGCAACAAATAGAGGGACTCGTGATTTCTCACCCGCACGGCGATCATCAGGGCGGTGTCCCGGCCGTTTTCGATCGCTGGCCGGTGAAAGAGTTGATCGTTTCCCCGTTTGTCCGCAAAGTTCCTGAAAAGCTCAAGACATCCGAGACGGAGTTCTCGCTGGGTCTACAGAAGTTGGCCGAGCAAAAGGGTGCTCGCGTCAGGGAAGTGTCCCAGGGAAGTGGTCTTGAGTGGGGAGCCGATGTGCATGTGGAAGTCCTTTGGCCGCCCGAAGAGCCCTTTTTGACTGCGAATCCCCGGCCGCACGGAACCTACAACAACAATTCACTTGTCTTGAGGGTGCAGTACAAGGACGCGGTATTCCTGCTTCCAGGAGATCTCGGTAACGAAGCGGCGGCCGTGCTGGTGAGAGAATCTCCTGCAAAGCTCAAAGCCCACGTGGTCGTTGTGCCCCATCACGGATTTTTTGGTAATGCCGATTTTGCCAAGGCGGTTCAGGCACAGGTGGCGATCGCTTCATGCATCGTTGACTACCTGGATCATCCCACGCGAAACGTCCCGGGGATTCATGCTGTTGATCTATTTGCACCGGTGGGGACTGGCGTGTATGTCACGCCGTGGCATGGGACGGTGACCGTGTCGACGGATGGAAAATATCTGGCTGTTGAGGCGAGAAAGAACGTCGAACTCGCACCGCTTTCCAATTGA
- a CDS encoding hemerythrin domain-containing protein, producing MSRSRRQFLSQTAGLGLVIVCGKTAVSAAESGEDLEESPVPAGEDLMREHGVLNRILLIYEAALARLPQAGEDVAEVVHEAGTIVRSFVEDYHAKLEENYIFPVLEKHQRLTDVVAVLREQHAVGRKVTDRILKVTEAPAWRQSENRRSFARACRAFIRMYRPHESREDTEVFPALHHILSAKELAELGERFEEEEERLFGSGGFEKVVARVGKLEARVGINDLRQFTAQLD from the coding sequence ATGTCTCGAAGTCGTCGGCAATTCCTTAGTCAAACGGCCGGTCTGGGATTGGTGATTGTTTGTGGGAAGACGGCCGTGAGTGCAGCGGAATCCGGGGAAGACTTGGAAGAGTCGCCGGTACCTGCCGGCGAAGATCTCATGCGCGAGCATGGAGTTCTTAATCGCATCTTGTTGATCTACGAGGCGGCTTTAGCGCGGCTGCCTCAAGCCGGGGAAGACGTCGCGGAGGTCGTGCACGAAGCGGGGACGATTGTCCGGAGTTTCGTGGAGGACTACCATGCCAAACTGGAAGAGAATTACATTTTCCCCGTTCTCGAAAAACATCAACGGTTGACGGATGTCGTGGCTGTGTTGCGTGAACAGCATGCTGTAGGGCGAAAAGTAACAGACAGAATTCTGAAAGTCACTGAAGCGCCTGCCTGGCGGCAGTCGGAGAACCGGCGCAGCTTTGCGAGAGCGTGTCGTGCCTTCATACGAATGTATCGCCCGCACGAATCGCGAGAAGATACGGAGGTCTTTCCGGCTCTTCACCACATCTTGTCTGCCAAGGAACTTGCTGAATTGGGAGAACGATTTGAAGAGGAGGAAGAACGACTGTTCGGGAGCGGCGGCTTCGAAAAGGTGGTTGCCCGGGTGGGCAAGTTGGAAGCCCGAGTGGGAATCAACGATTTGCGGCAGTTTACAGCGCAACTTGATTAG
- a CDS encoding DUF4339 domain-containing protein, with amino-acid sequence MSSSPQDLQIHVRFRGNVFGPFTPDELRDLIRRGRSASTWQISLDKQTWRPITELEALIRSACLPLQLDTDDLPGSIDDVSAPVGVPLSVPGQPSSGHETQAGTISTGGTAEALWYYADGEQRVGPVPESRVIALIREGVLKPSTLVWTVNMETWRPVSETRLRRALPEVVTVNRQPGPSFARETAAPPLLPIRRMSMSLNRDRLEFGLIALASVAGVSMVLKLLLLPVSGGGLHQLVELTECGVLASLILVALAGRAWLKEAFATETDLNDLTPPDLQHQTQVPPDVPP; translated from the coding sequence ATGAGTTCATCTCCTCAGGACCTCCAGATCCACGTACGGTTTCGAGGAAACGTCTTCGGCCCCTTCACGCCGGATGAACTCCGTGATCTGATCCGTCGTGGTCGGTCAGCTTCCACCTGGCAAATATCCCTGGACAAACAGACCTGGCGTCCGATCACCGAACTGGAGGCTCTGATACGAAGTGCTTGTCTGCCCTTGCAGTTGGACACAGATGACCTCCCCGGAAGCATTGACGATGTGAGCGCACCTGTCGGGGTGCCGCTTTCTGTACCGGGACAACCGTCGAGTGGTCATGAAACTCAAGCCGGAACAATTTCCACGGGGGGCACGGCCGAAGCGCTTTGGTACTATGCGGACGGTGAACAGCGAGTGGGGCCTGTTCCAGAGAGCCGCGTTATTGCCCTGATTCGGGAGGGCGTGCTCAAACCGAGTACGCTCGTTTGGACGGTGAACATGGAAACCTGGCGGCCGGTATCGGAAACCCGGCTCAGAAGAGCGCTTCCAGAAGTGGTCACCGTCAATCGACAGCCGGGCCCCAGCTTTGCCAGAGAAACGGCTGCACCGCCGTTGCTGCCCATCCGGCGCATGTCGATGAGTTTGAATCGTGATCGTTTGGAGTTTGGACTCATCGCGCTGGCGTCTGTTGCTGGGGTGAGCATGGTATTGAAGCTCCTCCTGTTACCTGTCAGTGGTGGTGGTCTTCACCAGCTGGTCGAACTCACTGAATGTGGCGTGCTGGCGAGCCTGATTCTGGTCGCGCTCGCCGGTCGGGCGTGGCTGAAAGAAGCATTCGCCACAGAAACCGACCTGAATGATCTCACGCCACCAGATCTGCAGCACCAGACACAGGTTCCTCCTGACGTTCCGCCGTAG